One segment of Podospora pseudopauciseta strain CBS 411.78 chromosome 5 map unlocalized CBS411.78m_5.2, whole genome shotgun sequence DNA contains the following:
- the RPS20 gene encoding 40S ribosomal protein S20 (BUSCO:EOG09265CFP; COG:J; EggNog:ENOG503P3VF), whose translation MSGYNKEKEFGEAPKVHKIRITLSSRKVQALEKVCSELLERAKSKDLKAKGPVRLPTKTLKIMTRKTPCGEGSKTWDLYEMRIHKRLIDLTAPTEVVKQIIINIEAGVEVEVTIAA comes from the exons ATGTCCGGCTacaacaaggagaaggagttcGGCGAGGCCCCCAAGGTCCACAAGATCAGAATCACTCTGTCTTCCCGCAAGGTTCAGGCCCTCGAGAAGGTCTGCTCTGAGCTCCTTGAGCGC GCCAAGTCCAAGGacctcaaggccaagggCCCCGTCCGTCTCCCCACCAAGACCCTCAAGATCATGACCCGCAAGACCCCTTGCGGTGAGGGTTCCAAGACCTGGGATCTCTACGAGATGCGCATCCACAAGCGCCTCATCGACTTGACCGCCCCCACCGAGGTCGTCAAGcagatcatcatcaacatcgagGCTggtgtcgaggtcgaggttaCCATTGCTGCTTAA
- a CDS encoding uncharacterized protein (EggNog:ENOG503Q4D9; COG:I) produces the protein MAFTILSEVETLMTEVRPPSGTSNPRARPQCGSISYNIHPRHVPIHLKPFFPPIPYALTMTLPARISLPVALRPARGALTTPRVCATPSRTLTFPAAQPHFARRFHVSTNTKQRLRLTGNQSQLTGPYNTSPSLKATENETALRKEVEDLKELVAKLQEEREQLVATKGGIPNTIEPTLGEREYISQDAPLFSDAKLDAQWVKLIPAPEAEDAKLMILSRLWLRDSCNCPKCLDPDSGQKTFSTTDLPEVPATSRDNVRVRSDGSLEIIWENDPISNGESHRTVLSAGKLNLLYHNNNPRIQLQPPIPRTLWDNASYADLVRSGACHIDYNDWRNNDEAFWTAFEQFTKTGLIFLKNVPQEEHSVINIANRIGPLQYTFYGWTWDVKSKPRAENVAYTNVFLGLHQDLMYHDPIPRLQLLHCLANSCEGGESLFSDGVHAALQLLNTDPEAYDILTKTDVHFGYDKGGHHYYATRKTIEADPNTGAPFITHWAPPFQTSFPAKDKNNRLRRWRDAAEKFQRLLEKEENMYEVKMKPGECVIFDNSRVLHGRREFETSTGSRWLKGTYITPQVYRAKETELVRRLNKGKPWPVDSTEERGRIWQLERDMVKQRKK, from the exons ATGGCGTTCACGATCTTATCAGAAGTGG AGACCCTCATGACCGAGGTTCGGCCACCTTCCGGCACTTCCAACCCACGCGCCAGACCCCAGTGTGGTTCGATTTCATATAATATCCATCCTCGACATGTCCCGATCCATCTGAAGCCATTCTTCCCACCGATACCCTACGCGCTCACCATGACACTCCCGGCGCGCATTTCCCTCCCCGTCGCGCTCCGACCAGCCAGGGGTGCTCTGACGACCCCACGGGTTTGCGCAACTCCCAGCCGAACGCTCACATTTCCCGCCGCTCAGCCGCACTTCGCTCGACGCTTCCACGTATCCACGAATACCAAGCAGAGGCTCCGGTTGACAGGGAATCAGAGCCAATTGACGGGCCCCTATAATACTTCACCATCACTGAAGGCAACTGAGAATGAGACGGCGCTGCGaaaagaggtggaggatttgaAGGAGTTGGTTGCCAAGTTgcaggaagagagggaaCAACTTGTCGCGACAAAAGGAGGCATCCCCAACACGATCGAGCCCACTCTAGGAGAAAGAGAATACATCAGCCAGGACGCCCCCTTGTTCAGCGACGCCAAGTTGGACGCACAATGGGTCAAGCTGATTCCTGCCCCTGAGGCCGAAGACGCCAAGCTCATGATCCTCTCCCGTCTTTGGCTGCGCGATTCTTGTAACTGCCCCAAGTGCTTGGATCCAGATTCGGGCCAAAAGAccttttccaccaccgacCTGCCCGAAGTCCCAGCCACAAGCCGCGACAATGTCCGCGTCCGTAGCGACGGCTCCCTCGAGATCATCTGGGAAAACGACCCCATCAGCAACGGCGAGTCCCACCGCACCGTCCTCTCCGCCGGCAAGCTCAACCTCTTgtaccacaacaacaacccccgcATCCAGCTccaaccacccatcccccGAACCCTCTGGGACAACGCCTCCTACGCCGACCTAGTCCGCTCCGGGGCCTGTCACATCGACTACAACGACTGGCGCAATAACGATGAAGCCTTCTGGACTGCCTTTGAGCAATTCACCAAGACAGGGCTAATCTTCCTCAAGAACGTCCCACAAGAAGAACACTCCGTCATCAACATCGCCAACCGCATCGGTCCACTGCAGTACACCTTCTACGGCTGGACCTGGGACGTCAAGTCAAAACCACGCGCCGAGAACGTAGCTTACACCAACGTCTTTTTGGGTCTTCACCAAGACCTTATGTACCACGATCCTATCCCCCGCTTGCAACTCCTCCACTGCCTAGCCAACAGCTGCGAAGGGGGCGAGTCCCTTTTTAGTGATGGCGTCCACGCCGCACTTCAACTCTTAAACACCGACCCCGAGGCCTACGACATCCTGACCAAAACCGACGTTCACTTTGGCTACGACAAGGGAGGACACCACTACTACGCCACCCGCAAGACGATAGAAGCAGATCCCAATACCGGCGCACCGTTCATCACCCACTGGGCGCCGCCGTTCCAAACGAGCTTTCCAGCCAAGGATAAGAACAACCGGttgcggaggtggagggacGCAGCGGAGAAGTTTCAGAGGTtgctggaaaaggaggagaatATGTACGAGGTCAAGATGAAGCCAGGGGAGTGCGTAATCTTTGACAACTCGAGGGTGCTgcatgggaggagggagtttgAGACTTCTACTGGGAGCAGGTGGCTGAAGGGGACGTATATTACACCGCAGGTGTACAGAGCCAAGGAAACAgagttggtgaggaggttaAACAAGGGGAAGCCATGGCCGGTAGACTCGACCGAGGAGAGGGGTAGGATTTGGCAGTTGGAGAGGGATATGGTGAAGCAGAGGAAGAAGTAG
- a CDS encoding uncharacterized protein (EggNog:ENOG503PRYQ) produces the protein MTSHDIAHTSYEEQDYSVDPSLYQHEDTSYYTAGEASTSYAQPYSQEPDTTEASPTSSDPNKCSVCGKFFRRKCDLDKHMNNHTKRRQCPFVDCEGGGAETKDLHRHLWTHHPEYASAENIPKDEEWCGFQGCGYHGRRDNVKRHRDNHNHWPSA, from the exons ATGACGTCTCATGATATTGCACACACCAGTTACGAAGAACAGGACTACTCAGTGGACCCCAGTCTCTACCAACATGAAGACACCTCTTACTACACGGCTGGCGAAGCTTCTACTTCCTATGCACAGCCCTACTCACAAGAACCCGACACCACCGAAGCCTCGCCGACCAGCTCTGACCCCAATAAATGTTCTGTTTGTGGAAAGTTCTTCAGGCGGAAATGTGATCTTGA CAAGCATATGAACAATCACACCAAACGCCGCCAGTGCCCTTTCGTCGATtgtgaaggtggtggagccGAGACTAAAGACCTCCATCGACACCTGTGGACTCACCATCCCGAATATGCCTCTGCAGAGAACATCCCCAAGGACGAGGAGTGGTGCGGTTTCCAAGGGTGCGGGTATCATGGACGTCGGGACAATGTGAAGAGACATAGGGACAACCATAACCACTGGCCTTCGGCATAA
- a CDS encoding uncharacterized protein (EggNog:ENOG503Q3KA; COG:K), with translation MASRLPAFALFPLTAWRDQLPADEWAACLDAWVALVDSHLSLSDTDFNSVSVKDESLPSFLTSFTRETAQNGVGILGPSPAAKRLLRGTYQLITKLLQSSAPPSSLAQWDFLSDVSTVYGKKKTTILLDTLLEASRSYLETSLAGLKKYLIKNLDAGLSGGDLNGIQSRLEQVNNLIHASPFVAEYFLAGSDFLDGLISCYKITNPTLRRSLISTLYVCLIGLADAQKVGLLTDLLYSLKSAADTHKSGPLNVNDSLVAELVTSTPLLTQLSRKLDPNVSTRTTTVLSSLAAFKKPTSSTLFPPKPKRLIKRKIDKGKSLALPEGQHQEIHIHRLSSISQVQDLFPELGSGFISKLLDEYHDSTEQVIAHLLDESLPPHLASLDRSEDLSPVKPPTIRRHSSLIPRPTPPISPPLPPARDDDDDDLALLTGTLHLGKKPGTADSLLRDKSTAPAKAAILSALAAFDSDDDERDDTYDAADVGGTVDTSLGDEILPDGAEAHLFRTYQANPKLFARDKESRQHAERIRLRAETGMSDEQVEGWAVMLQRDVNLQKRLQKRYGEWSGEQVEIQRTGWVAGEEDTDGDGPSRGGGFRGGRGRGGNRGRGGRGGGGRGGAQQSGESGPQDDAARRRKEANKGSRANHNRRDQRAKKMARGGFAG, from the coding sequence ATGGCCTCACGACTTCCAGCTTTTGCACTCTTTCCTCTCACCGCTTGGCGTGACCAGCTACCGGCTGATGAGTGGGCTGCTTGTCTCGATGCCTGGGTAGCGCTCGTTGATAGCCACTTGTCCCTTTCAGATACCGACTTCAACTCAGTTTCAGTTAAAGATGAGAGCTTACCAAGCTTCCTGACATCTTTTACACGGGAAACGGCACAAAATGGAGTTGGGATTCTTGGGCCATCGCCTGCAGCTAAGAGACTCCTCAGGGGCACCTATCAGCTCATCACGAAATTGCTTCAatcatcagcaccaccaagcaGCTTGGCGCAATGGGATTTCTTGTCGGATGTTAGCACGGTGTatggaaagaagaaaaccaCTATCCTTCTTGATACTCTATTGGAAGCTTCACGGTCTTATCTGGAAACATCACTCGCCGGTCTGAAAAAGTACCTCATCAAGAATCTCGATGCTGGCCTAAGTGGCGGGGACCTCAACGGCATCCAATCCCGCCTCGAACAagtcaacaacctcatccaCGCCTCCCCATTTGTGGCCGAGTATTTCCTCGCAGGAAGTGACTTCCTCGACGGTCTCATATCCTGCTATAAGATTACCAACCCAACGCTCCGCCGCTCACTCATCTCAACCCTTTACGTCTGCCTCATCGGCCTCGCCGACGCCCAAAAAGTCGGCCTCCTAACCGACCTCCTCTACTCCCTCAAATCCGCCGCCGACACTCACAAATCCGGCCCTTTGAACGTGAACGACTCCCTCGTCGCCGAGTTGgtcacctccacccctttACTCACACAACTCTCCCGGAAGCTCGATCCCAATGTCTCAACCCGCACCACAACcgtcctctcctccctcgccgccttcaaaaagcccacctcctccactttgttcccccccaaaccaaaacgCCTCATCAAGCGCAAAATTGACAAAGGCAAATCCCTCGCCTTACCCGAaggccaacaccaagaaaTCCACATCCACCGGctatcctccatctcccaagTCCAGGACCTCTTCCCGGAACTCGGCTCAGGTTTCATTTCCAAACTCCTAGACGAGTACCACGACTCAACAGAACAAGTCATCGCCCACCTCCTCGACGaatccctcccaccccacctcgcctccctcgaCCGCTCAGAAGATTTATCTCCCGTCAAACCCCCCACTATCCGCCGacactcctccctcatcccccgccccaccccccccatctccccccctctcccccctgcccgagacgacgatgacgacgacctcGCCCTCCTAACCGGCACCCTTCACCTCGGCAAAAAACCCGGTACCGCCGACTCCCTCCTGAGAGATAAatccaccgcccccgccaaagcagccatcctctccgccctcgccgccttcgactcagacgacgacgaacGCGACGACACCTACGACGCCGCAGACGTAGGGGGGACCGTGGACACCTCCCTCGGGGACGAGATCCTCCCCGACGGGGCGGAGGCCCACCTCTTCCGCACTTACCAggccaaccccaagctcTTCGCCCGGGACAAGGAATCGAGGCAGCACGCCGAGAGGATCAGGCTCAGGGCGGAGACGGGCATGAGCGATGAGCAGGTTGAGGGGTGGGCGGTGATGCTGCAGCGGGATGTGAACCTGCAGAAGAGGCTGCAGAAGAGGTATGGCGAGTGGAGTGGTGAGCAGGTTGAGATCCAGAGGACGGGGTGGGttgcgggagaggaggatacggatggtgatgggccttcgagaggaggtgggtttAGGGGCGGTAGGGGACGTGGTGGAAAcaggggaagaggtggacgtggtggtggtggaaggggtggtgcTCAGCAATCTGGAGAGTCGGGACCCCAAGATGATGCCGCCAGACGGAGAAAAGAAGCCAACAAGGGCAGCCGAGCCAACCACAACAGACGTGATCAACGGGCGAAAAAGATGGCCAGGGGTGGTTTTGCTGGTTAA
- a CDS encoding uncharacterized protein (EggNog:ENOG503PUHE): MRATTTIILIAGCASTAFGAATKMFSDENCGTEVDKKVFNGFSTGDAPIPSDIKSIRTDSFSDTWFAYQDSEGPNCKGDLIMRVKNDECIKTADLGIGCTRLCSGGLGGGDCASTQA, translated from the exons ATGcgtgccaccaccaccatcatcctcatcgccgGCTGCGCCAGCACTGCCTTTGGGGCCGCCACAAAGATGTTCAGCGACGAGAACTG CGGCACCGAAGTCGACAAGAAGGTCTTCAACGGTTTCTCGACCGGTGAtgcccccatcccctccgaCATCAAGTCCATCAGGACCGACTCCTTCTCCGATACCTGGTTCGCCTACCAGGACAGCGAGGGCCCCAACTGCAAGGGTGACCTCATCATGCGCGTCAAGAATGATGAGTGCATCAAGACTGCTGATCTTGGTATTGGCTGCACCCGTCTGTGCAGTGGTGgcttgggaggtggagattGCGCCAGCACCCAGGCTTAA
- a CDS encoding uncharacterized protein (EggNog:ENOG503PN94): MISQNFIPQFLPPRHTTPSPSTKPPDPSSTEYCDLKALGLLPPEYPIPDGGPTVSRTIWFFLAFSTVFLFLRIYCKKWRSRGLWWDDYVLIFSWLMFIASAVICQLVINLGFGRYPCDIPPSHHPTIAFVGATLGSCITILTIVWSKTSFAITILRLSPSGSVLRNIAWFVLVSMNTLMIVQAVVVWVKCNPISKNWDLSNEGTCWDVHATNYYGVFCGVFSGVCDIVLALLPWRLVWGLQMRKKEKLGVVVGMSMGVVAGVWAFIKSSKLVLLGSKNFTYEGCLLLIWTSAEIGTTIMASCIPVLRVLFKELHDNHVEKQNSKETADSINSQQPLSWPSSRAHSAV, encoded by the exons ATGATTTCCCAGAACTTCATCCCACAGTTTCTCCCCCCACgacacaccacccccagccccTCAACCAAGCCCCCAgacccctcctcaaccgAATACTGCGACCTCAAAGCCCTCGGTCTCCTCCCTCCAGAATACCCCATCCCCGACGGCGGCCCCACCGTCTCCCGCACCATCTGgttcttcctcgccttctcaacCGTATTCCTGTTCCTCCGCATCTACTGCAAGAAATGGCGCTCCCGCGGCCTCTGGTGGGACGACTAcgtcctcatcttcagcTGGCTCATGTTCATAGCCTCCGCCGTCATCTGCCAACTAGTCATCAACCTCGGCTTCGGCCGCTACCCCTGTgacatccccccctcccaccaccccaccatcgcCTTCGTGGGCGCCACTCTTGGGTCTtgcatcaccatcctcaccattGTGTGGTCCAAGACGTCATTCGCCATAACCATCCTCCGATTGTCACCTTCTGGTAGCGTCCTTCGGAACATTGCTTGGTTTGTGCTGGTTAGTATGAACACGCTCATGATTGTCCAGGCGGTGGTCGTCTGGGTGAAGTGTAACCCAATCAGTAAAAACTGGGATCTTAGTAATGAGGGAACCTGCTGGGATGTGCATGCCACGAATTACTATGGGGTATTCTGTGGGGTGTTCAGCGGGGTGTGTGATATTGTGCTGGCGCTGTTGCCGTGGaggttggtttgggggttgcagatgaggaagaaggagaagttAGGTGTTGTGGTGGGGATGAGTATGGGGGTTGT GGCTGGAGTCTGGGCTTTTATCAAGTCGTCCaagttggtgttgttggggtcgAAGAACTTTACCT ACGAGGGCTGCCTCCTGTTGATCTGGACGTCGGCTGAGATAGGAACAACCATCATGGCGAGCTGTATTCCTGTGTTGCGAGTGTTGTTCAAGGAGCTGCACGATAATCATGTCGAGAAGCAGAACAGTAAGGAGACTGCAGATTCGATTAACTCCCAGCAGCCATTGTCGTGGCCATCTTCACGAGCACACTCGGCAGTATGA
- a CDS encoding uncharacterized protein (EggNog:ENOG503PWQX), with translation MDANNPLSDREKALENEYIRKKEIQMAKERAAKQQAASGRRSPIAQGSQDVNKDK, from the exons ATGGATGCCAATAATCCTCTGTCAGACCGCGAGAAGGCGCTGGAGAACGAGTACATTCGCAAGAAGGA GATTCAGATGGCCAAAGAAAGAGCCGCTAAACAACAAGCTGCTTCTGGGCGTCGCAGTCCCATCGCACAAGGGTCGCAAGATGTAAATAAGGACAAATAA
- a CDS encoding uncharacterized protein (COG:M; EggNog:ENOG503P1A7), with amino-acid sequence MDSPGGEFDGNDFANNLFSDLAPLLTLFGEQVTKQFLSMSVGWADNVLLAMGPLGILTIVVSAIRVAGETVPNLKALIGRAREDRASVEVELLSSTSREVCELWTGTQIVRVRGQPLISQPFIMTDTGNVYPLWNDVAQGTFEVNFMAKDWDRETSLLAKVPPNLGLNISGAIPSNREMWMWAALGTVLQLASLVVSGTVTYRWNLAQVEVPTTTYGYPCYLLGTLLLTLGVLLCGHIVETVSKERTFRCKAKMRKRVRIFRIQLAATVNDQHFDSYLIFNSPENPDVYASFYQGMKMNTRYYAIAGSALSFMGFVTQFIGLRGLHWSAAVIQLAATLVMTVFRAYVRRGLAKGLPAVLVNTDLDPALTLAVNVAKWHTLESSIERYARKKLTGLNCESLESLGIITGGCKLWYQSGRVTGNIPVRHEVLLPKSTPPTGRQLPHLSTSIRIEGKSPGGAATEQGTEVHALLTMWENASFLHREQSAASSQAQTLENAIWKVMAYLEESGRDPTPLISWKKTSPFLKRASQSAECGRLIWGVDCLGYRSPKDGNGCEPLEATASHVYSTEIPLAVDYPTKKMRDILEALLSISSCGSQPFRMARIIGTQPVPSDNPVQGNLARWLGSRSRAGNMNGIADENDYGMGWGLCWGMYLSPLAKSHKNGSDGDTKARTLTNDDSGEERIIIVPWPKASTGLESYAQELFSLFLLAIAEHIEKVNGVTENLDIDTSPASKEQDGYMYEYQNTWQDVETPPRSLENSVFEGLVDIAVETGICTPRKAARILIIPAFAWHGLLPEVDSTSTVENKHEASDNLGPARSGLMSRQGAGWDAACSVETVSQQEAGQTR; translated from the exons ATGGATTCCCCAGGAGGCGAGTTTGACGGCAACGATTTtgccaacaacctcttcagcGATCTCGCCCCCCTCCTGACGCTTTTCGGGGAGCAAGTCACAAAACAGTTCCTGTCCATGAGTGTGGGATGGGCCGACAACGTACTCTTGGCAATGGGCCCCCTGGGTATCTTGACCATTGTTGTGAGCGCCATCCGTGTAGCGGGTGAGACCGTACCAAACCTCAAGGCGCTCATCGGCAGAGCAAGGGAGGACAGGGCCAGCGTTGAAGTTGAGTTACTCTCTTCAACATCTAGGGAGGTTTGCGAACTGTGGACAGGAACCCAGATCGTTCGAGTACGCGGACAACCCCTCATATCTCAGCCGTTCATCATGACCGACACGGGTAACGTCTATCCCCTGTGGAATGATGTGGCACAGGGGACTTTCGAGGTCAACTTCATGGCGAAAGACTGGGATCGCGAAACCAGCTTGTTAGCAAAAGTGCCGCCCAATCTTGGCTTGAATATCAGCGGTGCCATCCCTTCGAACCGTGAAATGTGGATGTGGGCTGCTCTGGGAACTGTCCTGCAACTAGCCTCCCTGGTTGTGAGCGGGACTGTCACTTATCGTTGGAACTTGGCCCAGGTCGAagttcccaccaccacatacGGATATCCCTGCTATCTTCTGGGCACGCTGCTTTTGACTCTCGGGGTTCTCCTGTGCGGACATATAGTTGAGACTGTCAGTAAAGAAAGGACTTTCAGATGTAAGGCAAAAATGCGAAAAAGAGTGCGCATTTTTCGCATTCAACTGGCCGCCACCGTGAACGACCAGCACTTTGACAGTTATCTTATCTTCAACTCCCCCGAGAATCCTGACGTCTATGCATCATTCTATCAGGGCATGAAGATGAATACTCG ATATTATGCAATTGCAGGATCAGCGCTGTCGTTCATGGGCTTTGTCACACAATTTATTGGATTGAGGGGATTGCATTGGTCAGCTGCCGTTATCCAGCTTGCCGCCACGCTCGTCATGACGGTTTTCAGGGCCTACGTTCGACGAGGCCTTGCCAAGGGCCTCCCTGCTGTCCTGGTAAATACAGATCTGGACCCTGCGCTCACCCTGGCGGTGAACGTTGCTAAATGGCATACCTTGGAAAGTTCGATAGAAAGGTACGCCAGGAAAAAGCTGACGGGCTTGAACTGTGAGTCTCTCGAATCTCTCGGCATCATAACCGGCGGTTGCAAGCTTTGGTATCAAAGTGGACGTGTTACAGGAAATATACCTGTGCGTCACGAAGTCCTCCTTCCAAAGTCAACACCGCCAACCGGTCGACAACTGCCTCACCTGTCTACATCCATAAGAATTGAGGGGAAGTCACCGGGGGGTGCTGCAACGGAACAGGGCACAGAAGTTCATGCACTCCTGACCATGTGGGAAAACGCGTCATTTCTCCACAGAGAACAGTCTGCTGCATCGTCGCAAGCTCAAACTTTGGAAAATGCAATCTGGAAAGTCATGGCATATTTGGAAGAGTCGGGGAGGGATCCAACACCACTGATCAGTTGGAAGAAAACTTCCCCATTTCTTAAAAGGGCTTCCCAATCTGCAGAGTGTGGTCGATTGATATGGGGAGTGGACTGCTTAGGGTACAGATCACCAAAGGATGGAAATGGCTGCGAACCTCTCGAGGCCACAGCATCCCACGTTTATTCAACAGAAATTCCCTTGGCAGTTGACTACCCCACGAAAAAGATGCGGGATATTCTTGAAGCTCTTCTTTCAATCTCTTCCTGTGGCAGTCAGCCCTTCAGAATGGCTAGAATCATTGGGACGCAACCAGTACCCTCCGACAATCCGGTGCAGGGTAATCTAGCCCGGTGGCTTGGAAGTAGGTCGAGGGCTGGAAATATGAATGGGATCGCTGACGAAAACGACTATGGAATGGGCTGGGGACTCTGCTGGGGAATGTATCTGTCGCCCTTGGCCAAGTCACA CAAAAATGGAAGCGACGGGGACACCAAGGCTAGGACGCTCACGAACGATGATTCTGGTGAAGAGAGAATCATAATTGTCCCTTGGCCAAAGGCCTCCACCGGTCTTGAAAGCTATGCTCAAGAgcttttttcccttttcctcTTAGCGATAGCAGAACATATCGAGAAGGTGAATGGCGTTACTGAAAACCTTGATATTGATACATCCCCGGCTAGCAAGGAGCAAGATGGCTACATGTACGAATATCAGAATACATGGCAGGACGTGGAAACTCCTCCCAGGTCACTGGAGAACTCTGTGTTTGAAGGCTTGGTAGACATTGCTGTCGAAACAGGTATCTGCACACCCAGGAAGGCAGCCCGGATTCTTATCATTCCAGCCTTTGCATGGCACGGTCTACTACCAGAAGTGGACAGTACTAGCACTGTGGAGAACAAACATGAAGCATCGGACAACTTAGGCCCAGCCAGGAGCGGATTGATGTCAAGACAAGGCGCCGGATGGGATGCAGCCTGTAGTGTTGAAACAGTTTCACAGCAGGAGGCGGGGCAGACTAGGTAG
- a CDS encoding uncharacterized protein (EggNog:ENOG503P0P3; COG:S): MSSEEKTAITLPPSVRKRFYEALMIICSMIHILSRTENGTRSPSLDLEGVADKNSQGTFFCFVNKLSQVCDSERGGDTVTAFSVLQPDIIEYRFTSNSRTEISFQTTTRFVTKLLNTLGGISGPELQEARRNGEDSLLFLTLMQQILEFNRPRITKLHIDYQMARHLEFCANACTDADVATLLRALKTLADASLEPLLSDCEFAIKCQLLLRTISKIFRNPHVKEYLRERTREDREEANKTPWTEVYHSLGHLQSYTIAVAIFITARQRWPELFDPGFKVIHVPSSTPAPPPSIRGSPERILSRLTTDKAVLKTFKESTTDAAGHQSHLIDLTTELESTIRSKCKKFHPIVHAEVHLADHILRELRTNNSGLRFYNEAAFGRYIGTSKPTCRLCHLYFDCPLLSSTGRIQVRSSSHNYYHNWRVPHVYPEDGAEAERMRNKVMEWMIENVKPEAVRTVVERFAVRNGHDSNTYPSVPDTESVASMQVGHGGSQSGAGESVRRLGAMDDIIASFGGMRVSVEE; the protein is encoded by the exons ATGAGTTCAGAGGAAAAAACAGCCATCACATTGCCACCCAGCGTGCGCAAACGATTTTACGAGGCCCTCATGATCATTTGCAGCATGATTCACATTCTTTCAAGAACAGAAAACGGCACCAGGTCCCCGAGTCTTGACCTCGAGGGGGTTGCTGACAAGAACTCGCAAGGAACCTTTTTCTGTTTCGTGAACAAGCTTAGCCAGGTGTGCGACAGTGAAAGAGGGGGCGATACCGTCACCGCCTTTTCTGTCTTGCAACCGGACATCATCGAGTATCGCTTCACCTCAAACAGCAGAACGGAAATAAGTTTCCAGACAACAACCCGGTTTGTGACAAAGCTTCTGAATACCCTTGGGGGAATTTCAGGTCCCGAGCTCCAGGAGGCGCGACGCAATGGAGAGGACTCCCTTCTGTTCTTGACTCTGATGCAGCAAATACTCGAGTTCAACCGTCCCCGCATTACAAAGCTTCACATCGACTACCAAATGGCCAGACACCTCGAATTCTGCGCCAATGCCTGCACGGATGCAGACGTAGCGACTCTTCTAAGAGCACTCAAGACTTTGGCTGATGCTTCTCTCGAGCCACTCTTATCTGATTGCGAAT TTGCCATTAAAtgccagcttcttctccgtaCCATCAGCAAGATCTTCCGGAATCCCCACGTCAAGGAATACCTCCGGGAACGTACCCGCGAAGATCGAGAAGAGGCCAACAAGACACCCTGGACTGAAGTCTACCACTCTCTTGGCCACTTGCAGTCTTACACAATCGCCGTCGCAATATTCATCACCGCACGCCAGCGCTGGCCCGAACTCTTCGACCCTGGATTCAAAGTGATCCACGTCCCCTCCAGCAcacccgctcctcctccctcaatcAGAGGCTCTCCGGAACGTATCCTCTCACGGCTGACCACAGACAAGGCCGTTCTCAAAACTTTCAAAGAGAGCACCACCGACGCAGCCGGCCACCAGTCCCACCTCATTGATCTGACCACAGAGCTCGAAAGCACCATCCGATCCAAGTGCAAGAAATTTCACCCCATCGTTCACGCCGAAGTTCACCTTGCCGATCATATCCTCCGCGAGTTACGCACAAACAACTCAGGACTTCGTTTCTACAACGAAGCCGCCTTCGGTCGGTACATTGGCACCTCTAAGCCAACTTGTCGCCTCTGCCACTTGTACTTTGACTGTCCATTGCTCTCTTCAACAGGTCGCATTCAGGTCCGTTCTAGTTCCCACAACTACTACCATAACTGGCGGGTTCCACACGTATATCCGGAGGACGGCGCCGAGGCAGAAAGGATGAGGAATAAGGTGATGGAGTGGATGATTGAGAACGTGAAGCCGGAGGCGGTAaggacggtggtggagaggtttgCGGTGAGGAATGGGCATGATAGTAACACGTACCCTTCCGTGCCGGATACAGAGTCGGTTGCTTCTATGCAGGTTGGTCATGGGGGGAGCCAGTCTGGTGCTGGTGAATCTGTGAGAAGGCTGGGCGCGATGGATGATATAATTGCTAGTtttggggggatgagggtgagTGTTGAAGAGTAG